One Phaseolus vulgaris cultivar G19833 chromosome 4, P. vulgaris v2.0, whole genome shotgun sequence DNA window includes the following coding sequences:
- the LOC137838261 gene encoding uncharacterized protein: protein MEHELELKRLKEQETMERKTKGLALKASVQNDISEEAEAEHDETISLLTKRFNRFLKKKGRDRTQQKRRYLKSNESNSSNYTCFGCGKTGHIKMDCPNNHTKEKTASKKVERSKGRRAYISWEENEVSSTSNSSTESEETNLCFMMKDEGSICDSVSDFSMESDNYDQLLVAFKETHDEANRLAVICSKLQKVNNVLAPKVKSLEVELHKAKTDLVSLELTCLHASIKTYENCKKLEKQVEYLLENLSNFTKGRDNLESLLGSQNVVFNKNGIGYNPGKKSSKRNQWYLDSGCSKHMTGDLTKFTSLKLKAEGHVTYGDNNCGRILGRGTVGTGNSTTIENVLYVEGLRHFLLSISQLCDKGYKSKSDESWLWHRRLAHIHTNHLNKLKSKDLVSGLPNIKFQDNRLCDACVKGKQIRTSFKSKDIISNKKPLDVLHMDLFEPSRVASLAGNLYALVIIDDYSRYTWTLFLAYKNYAYKAFKKLTKVLQNENGCCVKSIRSDHGGEFQNAKFERFCEKHWISHSFSAPRTTQQNGVVDRKNRSLEELARTMLNESKLPKYSGQMQSAYVLNRTLIRPILKKTAYELYKGIHIGYALNGHAYRDFNKRLLTVEESMHVVFDEYDNYMPKPVSDDLECDDLKSVLHKNELIHIDIDDSHVVKEPSVSADLPKE from the exons atggagcatgagctggAGCTCAAAAGGCTTAAAGAGCAAgaaacaatggaaaggaaaactaaGGGACTTGCATTGAAAGCAAGTGTACAGAATGATATCAGTGAGGAGGCAGAAGCTGAACATGATGAAACAATAAGTCTACTCACAAAAAGGTTCAACAGATTCCTAAAGAAGAAAGGCAGAGATAGGACTcaacagaaaagaaggtatcttAAATCGAATGAATCTAATTCTTCtaactatacttgctttggttgtggtaaaACAGGACATATTAAGatggattgtccaaacaatcacaCTAAAGAAAAAACAGCCAGCAAGAAGGTTGAAAGAAGCAAGGGGAGAAGAGCTTACATATCTTGGGAAGAGAATGAAGTGTCATCAACAAGCAACTCTTCAACAGAAAGTGAAGAAACCAATTTGTGTTTCATGATGAAAGATGAAGGATCAATATGTGATTCGGTTAGTGACTTCTCCATGGAATCTGACAATTATGATCAACTGTTGGTTGCTTTCAAAGAAACGCATGATGAGGCAAATAGGTTAGCTGTTATATGCAGTAAATTGCAAAAAGTAAATAATGTACTTGCACCTAAGGTAAAATCTCTTGAGGTAGAACTGCATAAGGCTAAAACTGATCTTGTaagtcttgaattgacatgtttgcatgcttCCATAAAGACTTATGAAAACTgtaaaaagctggaaaaacaagttGAGTATTTGCTGGAAAATTTATCCAATTTCACTAAAGGTAGGGATAATCTTGAGTCTCTTCTAGGTTCACAAAATGTTGTTTTCAACAAAAATGGAATTGGCTATAATCCTGGAAAA aaaagCAGCAAGAGAAATCAGTGGTATTTGGACAGTGGATGTTCAAAACATATGACTGGTGACCTAACTAAGTTCACTAGCTTAAAACTCAAAGCAGAGGGACATGTCACTTATGGGGACAATAATTGTGGAAGAATTCTAGGaagaggaactgttggaactgGAAATTCAACcaccattgagaatgtgctttatGTGGAAGGACTTAGACATTTTCTTCTAAGTATCAGTCAACTATGTGACAAAGGGTACAAG TCtaaaagtgatgagtcttggctgtggcacagaaggttagctcacattcacactaatcacttgaataaattgaaatccaaggatcttgtttctggtttgcctaatataaaatttcaggataacagaCTCTGTGATGcatgtgtgaaaggtaaacaaatcagaaCTTCCTTTAAAtcaaaggacattatttctAATAAGAAACCCTTGGATGTTCTACATATGGATCTGTTTGAACcctctagagttgctagcttggctggaaatttatatgcattggttattattgatgattattctaGATATACATGGACTCTCTTTCTTGCTTACAAAAATTATGCTTATAAGGCTTTTAAGAAATTGACAAAagttctgcaaaatgaaaatggctGCTGTGTGAAATctattcgtagtgatcatgggggtgagtttcaaaatgctaagtttgaaaGGTTTTGTGAAAAACATTGGATATCACATagcttttcagcccctaggactaCCCAACAGAATGGTGTTGTTGataggaaaaatagatcactagaggaacttgctagGACCATGTtgaatgaatctaagcttcctaaatATTCTGGGCAGATGCAGTCTGCTTATGTGTTAAATAGAACCTTAATTAGGCCTATCCTTAAGAAAACTGCTTATGAGCTATATAAGG GAATTCACATTGGCTATGCtttaaatggtcatgcttatagggattttaataaaagattgctaacagtagaagaatcaatgcatgttgtatttgatgaataTGATAATTACATGCCAAAACCTGTTTCAGATGACTTAGAATGTGATGATTTAAAATCTGTTTTGCATAAAAATGAATTGATTCATATAGATATTGATGACTCACATGTTGTCAAAGAACCTAGTGTTTCTGCAGATTTACCAAAAGAATAA
- the LOC137838263 gene encoding uncharacterized protein — MSGFKVLFAEGSSINRPPMFRGMNYAFWKIRMKFFMESIDFGIWEVVVDGLFVPMQVIKDETVKKSRSEWIVSERKKAQYDSVAKNIITSALRMDEFFRISQCNSVKEMWEVLEVTHEGTDDVKRSRKHSLIQEYELFRMQPEETIVDVQKRFTHIVNHLTELRKEFDKEELNIKVLKSLDRSWQPKVTGISES; from the coding sequence ATGTCTGGgtttaaagtgctttttgctgagggttcgtctattaatagaccccCTATGTTCAGGGGGATGAattatgctttctggaaaattagaatgaaatttttcatggaatctattgacttTGGTATTTGGGAGGTTGTGGTCGATGGACTTTTTGTACCGATGCAGGTTATCAAGgatgaaacagtgaagaaaTCAAGGTCTGAATGGATTGTGAGTGAGAGAAAGAAAGCTCAATATGATTCAGTAGcaaagaacatcataacctctgcattgagaATGGATGAATTCTTCAGAATATCTCAATGCAACTCTgttaaggaaatgtgggaggttttggaggtaactcatgaggGAACGGATGATGTGAAGAGATCAAGAAAGCATTCACTCATTCAAGAATATGAGCTTTTCAGGATGCAACCTGAAGAAACCATTGTTGATGTACAAAAGAGATTTACCCACATTGTAAATCATCTTACTGAATTGAGAAAAGAgtttgacaaagaagagctcaATATAAAGGTGCTGAAAtctcttgataggagctggcaacCCAAAGTAACTGGAATTTCAGAAAGCTGA
- the LOC137837206 gene encoding ribulose bisphosphate carboxylase small subunit, chloroplastic 1: protein MASSMISSPAVTTVNRAGAGAGMVAPFTGLKSLGGFPSRKMNNDITSVANNGGRVQCIQVWPTVGKKKFETLSYLPPLTKEQLAKEVDYLLRKGWVPCLEFELEHGFVYREHNKSPGYYDGRYWTMWKLPMFGCTDSSQVLKELYEAQTAHPDGFIRIIGFDNVRQVQCISFIAYKPPGY from the exons ATGGCTTCTTCAATGATCTCCTCCCCCGCTGTGACGACCGTTAACCGTGCCGGTGCCGGTGCCGGTATGGTGGCTCCTTTCACTGGGCTGAAGTCCCTGGGAGGGTTCCCAAGCAGGAAGATGAACAATGATATTACTTCCGTTGCGAACAACGGTGGAAGAGTGCAATGCATTCAG GTGTGGCCAACAGTTGGGAAGAAGAAGTTCGAGACTCTTTCGTACCTGCCACCCCTGACAAAAGAACAATTGGCAAAGGAAGTAGACTACCTTCTTCGGAAAGGATGGGTTCCGTGCTTGGAATTCGAATTGGAG CATGGTTTCGTGTACCGTGAACACAACAAGTCACCTGGATACTATGATGGAAGGTACTGGACGATGTGGAAGCTGCCTATGTTTGGGTGCACTGATTCTTCTCAGGTGTTGAAGGAGCTTTACGAGGCTCAGACTGCTCATCCCGATGGTTTCATCCGTATCATTGGATTTGACAACGTTCGTCAAGTGCAGTGCATCAGTTTCATTGCCTACAAGCCACCAGGCTACTAA